One Chlamydiales bacterium genomic window, TTCATAGAATCAGTCTATCTTTCTTTTTATAAATTTTCTATCTTAGTAAAAATTTAAGATTAGGATAGATAATGCAAGAATTTAAGGGAATTATTGCCCTTGATATTGATGGAACAATTACGATTGATAAGTCTCAGATTCATGAAAAAGTGCAAGATTTTCTTAATTTTTTAATAGAAGATGGATGGCAGTTAATTTTTTTAACCGGAAGGATGTTCTCTTTTGCCTATCCAGTGTTATCAAAATTAAAAGGAGAATATTATCTTGCTGTACAAAATGGGGCTGCTCTTTATAAAATGCCTCTTATCCAACTGGTTAAAAAACATTATCTACCGATTCATCTTCTTACCAAACTTCCTAGAAATATTGTGATTGAATCAGGAAAAGAAAATGATGATCTTTGCTATTATTGTCCAATGGATTTTAGGAGAGAAGAATTAGAATTGATTCACTCTCGAATCTCTTTTTTTCCTGAAAAATGGGTTGTAGTTCATGGATTTGAGAATTTAGACATTACAGATTTTGCGGTTGGAAAATATTTTGGTGATAAAAGAAAAGTGAATGTTTTTATAAAAAAAATGAATCAATTTACAGAACTACGTACTCAACTAATACGTGATCCCTTCAAGCTAGACCAATACATCATTTTTCTCAATCATATTCAGGCATCAAAAGGAAATATACTTGCAGCTTTTCAACAATTTTATCCCTCTAACTTACCTGTGATTAGTGCAGGCAATGACTTAAATGATTTAGATATGTTACAAAGAAGCACTTT contains:
- a CDS encoding HAD family hydrolase produces the protein MQEFKGIIALDIDGTITIDKSQIHEKVQDFLNFLIEDGWQLIFLTGRMFSFAYPVLSKLKGEYYLAVQNGAALYKMPLIQLVKKHYLPIHLLTKLPRNIVIESGKENDDLCYYCPMDFRREELELIHSRISFFPEKWVVVHGFENLDITDFAVGKYFGDKRKVNVFIKKMNQFTELRTQLIRDPFKLDQYIIFLNHIQASKGNILAAFQQFYPSNLPVISAGNDLNDLDMLQRSTFKIVMPDAPEELKNLAHLIAPPVENFGIIDAIKEIIDRNFF